The following are from one region of the Eubacterium sp. MSJ-33 genome:
- the uvrA gene encoding excinuclease ABC subunit UvrA produces MSEHKYITIKGAREHNLKNIDIKIPRDQFVVLTGLSGSGKSSLAFDTIYAEGQRKYMESLSSYARQFLGLADKPDIDSIEGLSPSISIDQKSTNRNPRSTVGTVTEIYDYLRLLYARIGIPHCPKCGKEIARQTVDQMVDEIMELPAGTKFQLLAPVVRGRKGEHVKLLQQAKKSGYVRVIVDDSMYDLSEEIKLDKNKKHNIDIVVDRLAVKEGIESRLTDSIETVLKLAEGLVKVDVIGGETMLFSDSFSCPDCGISIEEIEPRSFSFNNPFGACPCCTGLGFKTEFDIDLIIPDDSLTLNEGAIAVPGWQSSGDKKSYAHACLEALAEEYKFSLDVPFKELPEEAKRVILYGTEGEKIYVHYKSAYNGKDAFYANYEGLLRNLQRRYRETTAESIKQDYETYMTVTPCEVCHGKRLKPESLAVTIGGKNIADVTDLSVVALHDFISKLELTDRQKMIGAQVLKEIQARLGFMINVGLDYLTLSRATGTLSGGEAQRIRLATQIGSGLVGVAYILDEPSIGLHQRDNDKLIAALKRLRDLGNTLLVVEHDEDTMLAADHVIDIGPGAGANGGEVVAQGTAEEIMQCPESITGAYLSGRIKIPVPEERRTPTGYIEVLGARQNNLKNIDVKFPLGVMTCVTGVSGSGKSSLVNEILYKHLARTLNRAKVKPGKHDDITGLGQLDKIINIDQSPIGRSPRSNPATYTGVFDLIRDLFANTKDAKAMGYTKGRFSFNVAGGRCEACRGDGIIKIEMHFLADVYVPCEVCHGKRYNRETLEVKYKGKSIYDVLDMTVDEACEFFAHVPSVLRKISTLQEVGLGYIKLGQPSTTLSGGEAQRIKLATELSRRSTGRTIYVLDEPTTGLHFADVHRLVDILRRLCEGGNTVVVIEHNLDVIKTADYIIDIGPEGGEGGGTVVATGTPEEIVKCKKSYTGQYLKKYLKK; encoded by the coding sequence ATGAGTGAACATAAGTATATCACCATCAAAGGTGCAAGAGAGCATAATTTAAAGAATATTGACATCAAGATTCCGCGTGATCAGTTTGTAGTATTGACAGGACTTTCCGGTTCCGGTAAGTCCTCTCTTGCTTTTGATACGATCTATGCGGAAGGGCAGCGAAAATATATGGAGTCTTTGTCGTCCTATGCACGGCAGTTCTTAGGGCTTGCGGACAAACCGGATATTGACTCGATAGAAGGTCTTTCTCCGTCCATTTCCATCGATCAGAAATCAACGAACCGGAACCCACGTTCTACGGTTGGAACGGTGACAGAGATCTACGATTATCTGCGTCTGCTGTATGCACGTATCGGAATCCCGCATTGCCCGAAGTGTGGCAAAGAGATTGCTAGACAGACGGTCGATCAGATGGTCGATGAGATTATGGAACTGCCTGCGGGTACGAAATTCCAGTTGCTTGCGCCCGTTGTGCGTGGACGGAAGGGCGAGCATGTCAAGCTGTTACAACAGGCAAAGAAAAGCGGCTATGTGCGTGTGATTGTAGATGACAGTATGTACGATCTGTCAGAGGAGATCAAGCTTGATAAGAACAAGAAACATAATATCGATATCGTTGTGGACCGGCTTGCAGTCAAAGAGGGCATCGAGAGTCGTCTGACCGATTCTATCGAGACTGTCCTGAAACTGGCAGAAGGCTTGGTGAAGGTTGATGTGATCGGCGGAGAAACGATGTTATTTTCCGATAGTTTTTCCTGCCCGGATTGTGGCATCAGCATCGAGGAGATCGAGCCGCGAAGCTTCTCGTTCAACAATCCGTTTGGCGCATGTCCTTGTTGTACCGGACTTGGATTTAAGACAGAATTTGATATTGATCTGATTATCCCGGATGACAGTCTGACTTTGAATGAAGGGGCAATCGCCGTACCGGGCTGGCAGTCCAGTGGTGATAAGAAGAGTTACGCTCATGCATGTCTTGAAGCGCTTGCGGAGGAATACAAATTCTCGTTGGATGTGCCGTTTAAGGAGCTGCCGGAAGAAGCAAAGCGTGTGATCCTGTACGGAACCGAGGGCGAGAAAATCTATGTACACTATAAGAGTGCTTATAATGGGAAAGATGCTTTCTATGCAAACTACGAAGGATTACTTCGGAATCTGCAGCGTCGGTATAGAGAGACAACTGCGGAATCAATCAAACAGGATTATGAGACCTATATGACTGTGACACCGTGTGAAGTCTGCCACGGTAAGCGATTAAAACCGGAGTCTCTGGCAGTTACGATTGGCGGAAAGAATATTGCGGATGTCACAGATCTTTCTGTGGTAGCCTTGCATGATTTTATCTCGAAGTTAGAGCTTACCGACCGACAGAAGATGATCGGTGCACAGGTATTAAAGGAGATTCAGGCGAGACTTGGGTTCATGATCAATGTCGGTCTGGATTACCTGACACTGTCTCGTGCAACCGGAACCCTGTCCGGTGGAGAAGCACAACGTATCCGTCTGGCAACACAGATTGGTTCCGGTCTGGTTGGTGTGGCATATATTTTGGATGAGCCAAGCATCGGATTGCATCAGCGTGACAATGATAAGTTGATCGCAGCACTGAAACGCCTGCGAGACCTGGGGAATACCCTGCTTGTCGTGGAACATGACGAGGATACGATGCTTGCAGCGGATCATGTTATCGATATCGGACCGGGTGCAGGTGCGAACGGTGGTGAAGTTGTGGCACAGGGAACTGCAGAGGAGATTATGCAGTGTCCGGAATCTATTACGGGCGCCTACTTAAGTGGCAGAATCAAGATTCCGGTACCGGAGGAGCGGAGAACACCAACCGGATATATCGAGGTACTTGGTGCCAGACAGAACAATTTGAAGAATATTGATGTGAAGTTCCCACTTGGCGTAATGACCTGTGTGACAGGTGTATCCGGTTCCGGAAAAAGTTCGCTTGTCAATGAGATCTTATATAAGCATCTGGCGAGAACTCTGAACCGGGCGAAGGTAAAACCGGGTAAGCATGACGATATCACAGGACTGGGCCAGTTGGATAAGATTATCAACATCGACCAGTCTCCGATTGGTAGAAGCCCACGTTCCAACCCGGCAACTTATACGGGTGTCTTTGATCTGATCCGTGATCTGTTCGCGAACACGAAGGATGCAAAGGCGATGGGTTACACAAAAGGACGATTCTCATTCAACGTTGCCGGTGGCCGATGTGAGGCGTGCCGTGGGGATGGTATCATCAAGATTGAGATGCATTTCTTAGCAGATGTATATGTACCATGTGAAGTCTGTCATGGAAAGCGGTACAACCGGGAGACATTGGAAGTCAAATACAAGGGCAAGAGCATCTACGATGTACTTGATATGACGGTCGATGAAGCGTGTGAGTTCTTTGCACATGTGCCATCTGTCCTGCGCAAGATTTCGACCTTGCAGGAGGTTGGACTTGGATATATCAAACTCGGACAGCCATCGACGACATTATCCGGTGGAGAAGCACAGCGAATCAAGCTTGCGACAGAGCTTTCCCGCCGCAGCACAGGCAGAACCATCTATGTCTTAGATGAGCCGACAACGGGACTTCATTTTGCGGATGTACATCGTCTGGTCGATATCCTGCGTCGGTTGTGTGAGGGTGGAAATACGGTCGTGGTTATCGAGCACAACTTAGATGTCATCAAAACCGCCGATTATATCATTGATATCGGACCGGAAGGCGGCGAAGGCGGTGGAACGGTTGTTGCAACCGGAACGCCGGAAGAGATTGTCAAGTGTAAGAAGAGTTATACGGGGCAGTATCTGAAGAAATATTTGAAGAAGTAA
- a CDS encoding aldo/keto reductase: MYIAKETRYDNMKYNYCGASGLKLPAVSLGLWHNFGSNGNFDTMMDMCETAFDNGITHFDLANNYGPYDGAAEENFGKILDKSLRPYRDEMIISTKAGYTMWPGPYGDWGSKKYLVASLDQSLKRMELDYVDIFYHHRPDPNTPLEETACALDGIVRSGKALYVGISNYNKEQTIEIAKLFKEMKTPFIINQRRYNMFDREMEEDGLKDYAAANGIGIITFCPLAQGLLTNRYLNGIPEDSRIRTDGRFLQETAINEETIAKVRALNVIAENRGQTLAEMALAWILRDNDITSVLIGASRPSQILDNIGMLANMTFTQEEREKIDRITK; this comes from the coding sequence ATGTATATTGCAAAAGAAACAAGATATGACAATATGAAGTACAATTATTGTGGCGCAAGTGGCTTGAAGCTTCCTGCCGTATCACTTGGACTTTGGCACAACTTTGGTTCGAACGGAAATTTTGACACGATGATGGATATGTGTGAGACAGCCTTTGATAACGGTATTACGCATTTCGATCTGGCGAATAATTATGGCCCATATGATGGAGCTGCTGAGGAAAACTTCGGCAAGATCTTAGACAAGAGCCTGCGTCCATACCGGGACGAGATGATTATCTCTACGAAGGCTGGATATACGATGTGGCCGGGCCCTTACGGCGATTGGGGCAGCAAGAAATATCTGGTGGCAAGTCTCGATCAGAGCCTGAAGCGGATGGAACTTGACTATGTAGATATCTTCTATCACCACAGACCAGATCCGAATACCCCGCTCGAAGAGACTGCCTGCGCACTCGATGGTATTGTCCGGAGCGGAAAAGCATTGTATGTCGGAATCTCCAACTACAACAAGGAGCAGACAATCGAGATTGCAAAGCTTTTCAAGGAGATGAAAACACCATTTATCATCAACCAGAGACGGTACAATATGTTTGACCGTGAGATGGAAGAGGATGGATTAAAAGATTACGCAGCCGCAAACGGCATTGGTATCATCACATTCTGTCCATTGGCACAGGGATTGCTTACAAACCGTTACTTAAATGGTATTCCGGAGGACAGCCGTATCCGTACCGATGGCAGATTCCTGCAGGAGACAGCCATCAATGAGGAGACGATTGCAAAGGTTCGTGCACTGAATGTGATTGCAGAAAACCGTGGTCAGACATTGGCAGAGATGGCTCTTGCATGGATTCTGCGTGATAACGATATCACAAGTGTGCTGATCGGTGCTTCAAGACCATCCCAGATCTTAGATAACATTGGCATGCTCGCGAATATGACATTTACGCAGGAAGAACGCGAGAAGATCGACCGTATCACAAAATAG
- a CDS encoding MATE family efflux transporter: MNENIKSANPLGTQKESKLLVKFAIPCIISMLVTALYNIVDQIFIGQGIGINGNAATNITFPLSTTCTAISLLLGIGSATNVSLKLGAKEDEEAADYAGCGICLMTIFGLILFAFTSILLTPMLKFFGATAEVLPFAQEYTRIVAIGFPFLIANTGMSKLILADGSPRYSMISMLIGAIVNTILDPIFIFKLDMGMRGAALATILGQIVSFSISLRYMFHFKTIWLRRRCFRIHGSYFANIMRFGASACFNQIAMTVVQIVMNNVLSHYGASSVYGSNIPLACAGIITKVNMIFMSFVIGISQGIQPVIGFNYGAKKYNRVKKTYLLALATATFLSLIAFACFQLFPRQIIRVFGEGSELYYQFSERYFRIYMFFTLINGIQPVTANFFNSIGKSLLGIFMSLTRQILFLLPLIVIFPIFMGIDGIMYAGPIADVAAAVVCGVFTIKELRELTRLNARQRV, from the coding sequence ATGAATGAGAACATAAAATCTGCCAATCCGCTTGGCACACAAAAAGAATCAAAATTACTTGTCAAATTCGCAATCCCATGCATCATTTCGATGCTGGTAACTGCACTTTATAACATTGTCGACCAGATCTTCATCGGGCAGGGTATCGGAATCAACGGGAATGCAGCAACAAACATTACATTTCCACTCTCGACAACATGCACTGCGATTTCCCTGTTACTCGGAATCGGAAGTGCTACCAATGTCTCCCTGAAGCTTGGCGCAAAAGAGGATGAAGAAGCTGCTGATTATGCAGGATGTGGTATCTGTTTAATGACGATCTTCGGACTTATCTTATTCGCATTTACCTCCATCCTGCTCACACCGATGCTCAAATTCTTCGGTGCAACAGCGGAAGTTCTGCCCTTTGCACAGGAATATACGCGTATCGTTGCGATTGGATTCCCATTTTTGATTGCCAACACCGGTATGAGTAAGCTGATCCTTGCCGACGGAAGTCCTCGTTATTCGATGATTTCCATGCTGATCGGTGCCATTGTAAATACGATCCTTGACCCAATCTTCATCTTTAAATTAGATATGGGAATGCGCGGTGCCGCACTTGCAACGATTCTTGGACAGATCGTATCATTCAGCATCAGCTTACGCTACATGTTCCATTTCAAGACCATCTGGTTGCGCAGACGGTGTTTTAGAATCCACGGAAGTTATTTTGCCAACATTATGCGCTTCGGTGCCAGTGCATGCTTCAACCAGATTGCTATGACAGTCGTACAGATCGTGATGAACAACGTCCTGTCGCATTATGGTGCGTCATCCGTCTACGGAAGTAATATTCCGCTTGCCTGTGCCGGTATTATCACGAAGGTTAACATGATCTTCATGTCCTTTGTCATCGGTATCTCACAAGGCATCCAGCCAGTCATCGGATTTAATTACGGCGCAAAGAAATACAACCGCGTGAAGAAAACATATCTTCTGGCACTTGCTACCGCTACCTTCCTGTCGCTGATTGCGTTTGCATGCTTCCAGCTTTTCCCAAGACAGATCATCCGTGTCTTCGGAGAAGGCAGCGAGCTTTACTATCAGTTCTCGGAACGGTATTTCCGGATTTATATGTTCTTCACCTTAATCAACGGCATCCAGCCTGTAACTGCGAATTTCTTCAATTCCATTGGCAAATCGCTGCTTGGTATCTTCATGTCGCTGACGAGACAGATTCTCTTCTTGCTGCCGCTCATCGTGATCTTCCCGATCTTCATGGGAATCGATGGTATCATGTATGCAGGTCCGATTGCAGATGTCGCAGCCGCTGTGGTCTGTGGTGTGTTTACGATCAAGGAATTACGCGAACTGACGCGGCTGAATGCACGTCAACGTGTATAA
- a CDS encoding McrB family protein: MMEEIKDLRNLRNEMKKVDETDDKRPVKDCKKRKLLLQYLGFKFQNEDDTENIVGLNGIACECKIDKDGMLSTNAREIIKVRAGEPGGKEDLLPKHYIVLYDDSELKVKKEKRCIYFRKFNEEKSWNKELKKEMWSQGDAYTDDRIEDLKEKLKEIIMENKSDSGKETVIEIIKENIQRYKQVIFTGAPGTGKTYGVRKVVEDFCGEHTERMKFVQFHPSYDYTDFVEGLRPVKLEGDKEATFVRLDGTFKKFCRIAAADPDNNYYFIADEINRADLSKVFGELMFGLEESKRGQKFDTQYVNLPTYEVKVEVENGVKKKVITEIEEDVFEDGFFIPENLYFIGTMNDIDRSVESFDFALRRRFRWVEIEADAIMESSLRNMLEKDKDIKALTINVKELNREIESSGFGLTKAYHIGPAYLEGFDGKNAGDIFEHRIEPLLREYTRGRDNEKVNGFIKTCRTAFLKSSEDK; this comes from the coding sequence ATGATGGAGGAAATAAAGGATCTGCGAAATTTGCGAAATGAAATGAAAAAAGTAGATGAAACAGATGATAAGAGGCCAGTGAAAGATTGTAAAAAGAGAAAATTATTACTTCAATATCTTGGATTTAAATTTCAAAATGAGGATGACACCGAAAATATAGTCGGGTTAAATGGCATTGCTTGTGAGTGTAAAATTGATAAGGACGGAATGTTGTCAACTAATGCAAGGGAAATAATAAAGGTGCGTGCAGGTGAACCGGGTGGGAAGGAAGATTTGTTACCGAAACATTATATAGTTCTTTACGATGATTCTGAGCTTAAGGTTAAAAAGGAAAAGCGTTGTATTTATTTTCGTAAATTTAATGAAGAGAAGTCTTGGAACAAAGAACTAAAAAAAGAAATGTGGTCGCAAGGAGATGCATATACGGATGACCGCATAGAGGATTTAAAGGAAAAACTTAAGGAGATAATCATGGAAAATAAAAGTGATAGCGGAAAAGAAACGGTTATTGAGATTATAAAGGAAAATATACAGAGATATAAACAGGTGATTTTTACCGGAGCACCGGGTACCGGAAAAACATATGGGGTAAGAAAAGTAGTTGAAGATTTTTGCGGAGAGCATACAGAACGAATGAAATTTGTACAGTTTCATCCGTCTTATGATTATACGGATTTTGTTGAAGGATTAAGACCTGTAAAGCTTGAGGGAGATAAAGAAGCAACATTTGTGAGATTAGATGGAACATTTAAAAAATTCTGTAGAATTGCTGCGGCTGATCCGGACAACAACTATTATTTTATTGCGGATGAGATCAATCGCGCGGATTTATCAAAAGTATTTGGCGAGTTAATGTTTGGATTGGAAGAAAGCAAAAGGGGACAAAAATTTGATACGCAATATGTGAATCTGCCTACCTATGAAGTGAAGGTTGAAGTGGAGAATGGAGTGAAGAAAAAAGTGATAACGGAAATAGAGGAAGATGTTTTTGAGGATGGTTTCTTTATCCCCGAAAATTTGTACTTTATAGGTACCATGAACGATATTGACCGAAGTGTTGAGTCCTTTGATTTTGCGTTAAGAAGAAGGTTCCGATGGGTTGAGATAGAGGCTGATGCGATTATGGAGTCTTCACTTAGAAATATGCTGGAGAAAGATAAAGATATAAAGGCATTAACAATAAACGTTAAGGAGCTAAATAGAGAGATCGAAAGTAGTGGTTTTGGGTTGACGAAAGCGTATCATATCGGACCGGCTTATCTTGAAGGGTTCGATGGAAAGAATGCGGGGGATATATTTGAACATAGAATCGAGCCGTTACTGAGAGAATATACCAGAGGTCGAGACAACGAGAAAGTGAATGGGTTTATTAAAACATGTAGAACAGCATTTTTGAAGAGTTCGGAAGACAAATAG
- a CDS encoding McrC family protein, whose translation MKEIDITFKGQDYSPVDFAEVTAVSSDDMEWIENLKTGWEHKLLCAFLDDVNDRKIIINSPHKIYDPYFNGGYFCGMVGVLKKRKVEFDTTRCFTETEIEELQLGEKIKCNITLQIQSRMDKDKPFFLSTLLLSNKIQFNSDMVPSNEEEIFDYLLLFWFKSKLQSAYLKGFYRTYRRFEQNDDRLKGSIDIARHIKLNLGQHNGKIAYAYRENTVNNYLNHLIVAAYDYLKKKYYQIVSDNFDNNIEMKSIIDSLRIEIGGTRYSNSELIAKNLSEISHPYYTEYEDLRKICIRILREEAISLFDGDMEETKGILFYLPDLWEDYLQGQIERKIEKDIRVEAQKEIKVFGYTRDKIKWEYVQPTRPDYVFFNKNKKPYMIMDAKFKPGWGKTVDTEKLGEYLLGDYDKALRDMVSINGCAAGVIFPILEKEVDINNFSHSISKYNTVNRFYTIPVQVPDSQNMDFFSWTKKFDEYISQSMKYIRDVLNIECQYYDEYCKCVEELEKKRAELERKLI comes from the coding sequence ATGAAAGAAATAGATATAACTTTTAAAGGACAGGATTATTCACCTGTGGATTTTGCAGAGGTTACAGCCGTAAGTTCTGATGACATGGAATGGATAGAGAATTTGAAAACCGGGTGGGAACACAAATTATTATGTGCTTTCTTGGACGATGTAAATGATAGAAAGATTATTATAAATTCACCTCACAAGATATATGATCCTTATTTTAATGGCGGATATTTTTGCGGCATGGTAGGTGTATTAAAAAAAAGGAAAGTTGAATTTGATACAACACGTTGTTTTACAGAAACTGAAATAGAAGAACTTCAGTTGGGCGAAAAAATAAAATGTAATATCACACTTCAAATTCAATCCAGAATGGATAAGGATAAACCATTTTTTCTGTCTACGCTCCTTTTAAGTAACAAAATTCAGTTTAATTCTGATATGGTGCCAAGCAATGAGGAAGAAATATTTGATTATTTATTGCTGTTCTGGTTTAAAAGCAAATTACAATCTGCGTATCTGAAAGGATTCTATAGAACTTATAGAAGATTTGAACAAAATGATGACAGGCTAAAGGGCAGCATTGATATTGCAAGACATATAAAGCTAAACCTGGGGCAGCATAATGGGAAAATAGCATATGCGTACAGAGAGAACACCGTAAATAATTATTTGAATCATCTGATTGTTGCAGCATATGATTATCTGAAGAAAAAGTATTATCAGATTGTATCAGATAATTTTGATAACAATATTGAAATGAAATCTATAATTGATTCCTTACGTATAGAAATTGGAGGAACCAGATACAGTAATAGTGAATTGATTGCCAAGAATTTAAGCGAAATATCACATCCATATTATACAGAATACGAGGATTTGCGAAAAATATGTATCAGGATTTTACGTGAAGAAGCAATTTCCTTGTTTGATGGTGATATGGAAGAAACGAAAGGAATTCTTTTTTATTTGCCGGATTTATGGGAGGATTATCTTCAAGGACAAATTGAAAGAAAAATAGAAAAGGATATCCGGGTAGAAGCACAAAAGGAAATAAAGGTGTTTGGATATACGCGGGATAAGATAAAATGGGAATACGTTCAGCCTACAAGACCGGATTATGTGTTTTTTAATAAAAATAAGAAACCATATATGATTATGGACGCAAAGTTTAAGCCAGGTTGGGGCAAAACTGTAGACACAGAAAAACTGGGGGAGTATCTGCTGGGAGATTATGATAAGGCACTTAGAGATATGGTATCTATAAATGGATGCGCAGCAGGGGTTATCTTCCCAATCTTGGAAAAAGAGGTGGATATCAATAATTTTTCACATAGTATTAGTAAATATAATACGGTTAATAGATTTTATACGATACCGGTTCAAGTACCTGATAGTCAAAATATGGACTTTTTTTCCTGGACAAAAAAGTTTGATGAATATATCAGTCAGAGTATGAAATATATTCGTGATGTTCTCAATATTGAATGCCAATATTATGATGAGTATTGTAAATGTGTAGAGGAACTGGAAAAGAAAAGAGCAGAATTGGAAAGAAAGTTGATATGA
- a CDS encoding RNA ligase family protein: protein MSEKMYEKLKDNVYFPYFDVKKKHDMKGLSREECMQIIAKMNEERKPFMHRYENPFMNIPSYADKFFGMFSEEDDIVVQEKIDGSNSHIHVTKDGVTCYGNNYILNEKNHLQGFWYWCNNHFGQVPEQFYDLDIYGEWLVPHHCEYPAERYGEFYVFDVMEDGCYWTQDRVKQLAEICGFAYAPVFYEGKFQSWKHLMTFVGKTALGGKKGEGIVVKNQSRLNADKQQFYIKIVDVEFQETRHSRGKIKTVNVDRVEKKKNYMDLTASIVTGARVRKILFKLVEDGELPSDWKKLEDDDLLRRVRGAVIKDCMKEEKEIVDKIGNAFGYFCGEQIIKIARTIE, encoded by the coding sequence ATGAGTGAAAAAATGTATGAAAAATTAAAGGATAATGTGTATTTTCCATATTTTGATGTAAAGAAGAAACACGATATGAAGGGCTTATCAAGAGAAGAATGTATGCAGATAATTGCGAAAATGAATGAGGAGCGAAAGCCATTTATGCATCGGTATGAGAATCCGTTTATGAACATCCCGAGTTATGCAGACAAGTTCTTTGGAATGTTTTCTGAGGAAGATGACATTGTGGTTCAGGAGAAGATTGACGGTTCCAACAGTCATATTCATGTGACAAAAGATGGCGTTACCTGCTATGGCAATAACTATATTTTGAACGAAAAGAACCATTTGCAGGGCTTCTGGTATTGGTGCAACAATCATTTCGGACAGGTGCCGGAACAGTTTTATGATCTGGATATATACGGAGAATGGCTGGTTCCGCATCATTGTGAGTATCCGGCGGAGCGTTATGGAGAATTTTATGTGTTTGATGTGATGGAAGATGGTTGTTACTGGACGCAGGATCGTGTGAAACAGTTGGCGGAAATATGTGGATTTGCATATGCACCGGTATTTTATGAGGGAAAGTTCCAGTCTTGGAAGCATCTTATGACATTTGTAGGTAAAACTGCACTTGGAGGGAAAAAGGGAGAAGGAATCGTGGTAAAAAATCAATCCCGGTTAAATGCAGATAAGCAGCAGTTTTATATCAAGATTGTCGATGTAGAGTTTCAGGAGACAAGACATTCACGAGGGAAGATAAAAACGGTAAATGTAGATCGGGTAGAAAAAAAGAAAAATTATATGGATCTGACCGCAAGTATTGTTACAGGGGCTAGAGTTCGGAAGATCTTATTCAAACTGGTGGAGGATGGAGAACTCCCGTCGGATTGGAAGAAACTGGAAGATGACGATCTTTTGAGGCGCGTACGGGGAGCAGTCATAAAGGATTGCATGAAAGAGGAGAAAGAAATCGTTGATAAGATTGGAAATGCATTTGGATATTTCTGTGGCGAACAGATTATTAAAATAGCGAGAACGATTGAATAG
- a CDS encoding RNA ligase family protein, producing the protein MKQYIDIQRVREQDEIVDNNLTLPKNTGAFQAGDIISITEKIDGANASVRYDEAKGVLRGFSRKNELSVENPLRGFWNYVQKLDKTPFARYPHYIFFGEWLVKHTVIYERDNYDKWYLFSVYNEDTNGWMPQEFVKAFAEEYGFPYVKELYSGKFISWEHCRQFANQPSYGEQQEGIVIKNQTALSEGRGPHVLKYVNPKFQEIKLENRGKRVEDPHKVKEREQAVEYMRLIVTEARVMKIFHKLVDEGILPEKIQKEHLQLIYKNLPKCVYEDCVKEEPEIVQKADKYAGKLCTNITIDIFRKKMGV; encoded by the coding sequence ATGAAGCAATACATTGATATACAGAGGGTGCGGGAACAGGATGAAATCGTAGATAATAATCTGACGTTGCCCAAAAACACGGGTGCTTTTCAAGCGGGGGATATAATCAGCATTACCGAGAAAATCGATGGGGCAAATGCGAGTGTCCGATATGATGAAGCAAAAGGAGTTCTCAGAGGGTTCAGCAGGAAGAATGAGCTTAGTGTGGAAAATCCTTTGCGGGGATTTTGGAATTATGTTCAGAAGTTAGACAAAACACCGTTTGCTCGATATCCACATTATATATTCTTTGGTGAGTGGCTCGTAAAACACACAGTGATTTATGAGCGTGACAACTATGATAAATGGTATTTGTTTAGTGTATATAATGAGGATACAAATGGATGGATGCCACAGGAATTTGTCAAAGCTTTTGCCGAGGAGTATGGATTCCCTTATGTGAAAGAACTCTACTCCGGGAAATTCATAAGCTGGGAGCATTGCAGACAATTTGCAAATCAGCCATCCTATGGAGAACAGCAGGAAGGAATCGTAATAAAAAATCAGACAGCACTTTCGGAGGGGCGTGGACCACATGTATTAAAGTATGTGAATCCAAAGTTTCAGGAAATAAAACTGGAAAATCGAGGAAAGAGAGTGGAGGATCCGCATAAGGTTAAGGAAAGAGAGCAGGCAGTAGAGTATATGCGGTTGATTGTCACGGAAGCGCGTGTGATGAAAATATTTCATAAGCTTGTGGATGAAGGAATACTACCTGAGAAAATCCAAAAAGAGCATTTGCAGTTGATTTACAAGAACCTGCCAAAGTGTGTATATGAGGATTGCGTAAAAGAGGAGCCGGAGATCGTTCAGAAAGCGGATAAGTATGCGGGAAAACTGTGTACCAATATTACGATTGATATTTTTCGAAAGAAAATGGGAGTGTGA
- a CDS encoding NADAR family protein, translated as MRVITFHDPNEENGYLSNWYLSDFEVRGVKYTSMEQYMMHQKAVVFGNAEIAKQILATNDVAFVKKLGRQVSGYIENVWNGMRQILVFEGLMAKYSQNPDLGEKLKATGDALLAEAAVRDHIWGIGLSMRDPKRLNRRLWNGQNLLGYATMLVRDRI; from the coding sequence ATGAGAGTAATAACATTTCACGATCCAAATGAGGAAAACGGATATTTGAGTAATTGGTATCTATCAGATTTTGAAGTAAGAGGAGTGAAATACACTTCGATGGAACAGTATATGATGCATCAAAAGGCGGTTGTCTTTGGCAATGCGGAAATTGCAAAGCAGATTCTTGCAACGAATGATGTGGCATTTGTTAAAAAATTAGGTCGACAGGTGTCAGGGTACATAGAAAATGTATGGAATGGAATGAGGCAGATCCTCGTTTTCGAAGGACTTATGGCAAAGTATTCCCAGAATCCGGACTTAGGAGAAAAACTTAAGGCAACAGGAGATGCACTTCTCGCGGAAGCAGCAGTCCGGGATCATATATGGGGAATCGGTTTATCCATGCGGGATCCGAAAAGATTAAACCGGCGGTTATGGAACGGACAGAATCTGCTTGGATATGCAACTATGTTAGTGCGGGATAGAATTTAG